The Triticum aestivum cultivar Chinese Spring chromosome 3A, IWGSC CS RefSeq v2.1, whole genome shotgun sequence genome includes a region encoding these proteins:
- the LOC123062697 gene encoding uncharacterized protein: MHSPSKRLITSVSKRLAVSNLQGWADLPDDLLHSIVALLGSSIDLLAFAATCRPWRAAFFSHPSKSTLCFSCPPVLIRKNPIQPPSNGHAKPQRFNLVDPSNTGTNYRCQIREGILQKFYFAGSSYGQLIFFRHRRCLVVDAFSGAEVSPPCLPELNHNVFEPYYCSTLTAPLASPSSRLLVSTKSSLFDWPVGSDSWSELKLSNVQVRQIVELNGQFIAMDDHMKIYTLQLAPQLGLQDLPIEWCGGKIPSMDSKPFLVVCRDMLLMVCYSLVSLLRGSSFCTLHRLEMSTNPAKWVEMKKLDNWALFVAADIRTPPFSCVNPERWGGRTNCLYYTHHSEPWGVRWLGNEPDLTKDPSASRDLVFGRNMWRYPQSLWVYPSMFYSDGK, translated from the coding sequence ATGCACAGCCCCAGTAAGCGGTTGATTACCTCTGTGTCCAAACGCCTTGCCGTGTCCAATCTCCAAGGCTGGGCAGACCTCCCAGATGACCTGCTGCACTCAATTGTTGCTCTCTTGGGCTCCTCCATTGACCTTCTTGCCTTTGCTGCCACCTGCCGCCCTTGGCGTGCCGCTTTCTTCTCACACCCATCCAAATCTACCTTGTGCTTCTCATGCCCCCCTGTCCTCATCCGAAAAAACCCCATCCAACCTCCTAGCAATGGTCATGCCAAGCCACAAAGATTTAACTTAGTTGATCCATCCAACACAGGCACCAACTATCGCTGCCAGATACGTGAAGGAATTCTGCAGAAATTTTATTTTGCTGGTTCTTCCTATGGTCAGCTCATCTTCTTCCGCCACAGACGTTGCCTTGTTGTTGATGCATTTAGTGGTGCAGAAGTTTCACCTCCATGTCTCCCTGAGTTGAACCACAATGTTTTTGAGCCGTACTATTGTAGCACTCTGACTGCTCCCCTTGCATCACCCAGCTCACGCCTCCTTGTCAGTACAAAATCCTCCCTATTTGACTGGCCAGTTGGAAGTGACTCTTGGTCtgaactcaagctttccaatgtgCAAGTACGGCAGATTGTGGAATTAAATGGTCAGTTCATTGCCATGGATGATCATATGAAGATCTACACTTTGCAGTTGGCGCCCCAGCTTGGCCTGCAAGACCTACCAATAGAGTGGTGTGGCGGCAAGATCCCAAGCATGGATTCGAAACCATTTCTAGTGGTCTGCCGCGACATGCTTCTGATGGTCTGCTATTCTCTGGTATCCCTACTCCGGGGATCAAGCTTCTGTACACTCCACCGCCTTGAAATGTCTACCAATCCTGCAAAATGGGTAGAGATGAAGAAGCTGGACAATTGGGCACTCTTCGTTGCAGCTGACATTAGGACCCCACCATTTTCTTGCGTCAACCCAGAACGGTGGGGAGGGAGAACCAACTGCTTGTACTACACTCACCACTCTGAACCTTGGGGTGTACGATGGTTGGGCAATGAGCCGGATCTTACGAAGGATCCATCCGCCAGTCGGGACCTTGTGTTCGGAAGAAATATGTGGCGTTACCCACAGAGCCTCTGGGTGTACCCCAGCATGTTTTACTCTGATGGGAAGTGA
- the LOC123058822 gene encoding protein GL2-INTERACTING REPRESSOR 1-like produces MSKNGGKVSKLESLRLSLSRARGGGGGQSSTTARPGGGGGGGNDAVSASPRRLSSSSSSTASPPSSCVSSEGSPDAAAGAPMVLAGCPRCMMYVMLSREDPRCPRCHSAVLLDFNDDQQQRRPRQRR; encoded by the coding sequence ATGAGCAAGAACGGCGGCAAGGTGTCGAAGCTGGAGAGCCTGCGGCTGAGCCTGTcgagggcgcggggcggcggcggcgggcagtcATCGACGacggcgcggccgggcggcggcggcgggggcgggaaTGATGCAGTCAGCGCGTCCCCGCGGCGGctgtcgtcgtcttcgtcgtccACCGCGTCGCCGCCGAGCTCGTGCGTGTCGTCGGAGGGCAGCCCGGACGCGGCGGCCGGGGCGCCCATGGTCCTGGCGGGCTGCCCGCGGTGCATGATGTACGTGATGCTGTCCCGGGAGGACCCGCGGTGCCCCCGCTGCCACAGCGCCGTGCTGCTCGACTTCAACGACGACCAGCAGCAGCGCCGCCCGCGCCAGCGCCGGTGA